In Novosphingobium kaempferiae, the DNA window CGCGTCATTCCGGCGAATGCCGGGACCGTGGGCCGTGAACAGCCCACTTCACGGCGGGAGCCCTGGCGCCAGCTTGCGCCTAAAAACCGCCCACGGTCCCGGCATTCGCCGGGATGACGACGCGCCTTCGTTCCCGCTTTGAACCTCCCCTGCGGATAAAGCGCAAGCAACCGCTTGCCGCCGCGATTCCGCGCGTCCTATAGTCGCGCTCATGTCCGACGACCTCTTCGACAAGCTCCCCGCCGCCACCGGCGAGTCCTATGACAGCTCCGCGATCGAGGTTCTGGAGGGGCTTGAGCCCGTCCGCCGCCGTCCGGGCATGTATATCGGCGGCACCGACGAGCGTGCGCTGCACCATCTCGCGGCTGAAATCCTCGACAACGCGATGGACGAGGCCGTCGCCGGCCACGCCAACCGCATCGAGGTCGTGCTGGAGGAGGAAGCCGGCACCCCGGGCCGGATCACGATCACCGACAACGGGCGCGGCATGCCGGTGGACGAGCATCCCAAGTTCCCCGGCAAGTCGGCGCTCGAAGTCATCCTGTCGATGCTCCACTCGGGCGGCAAGTTCTCGGGGAAAGCCTATGCCACTTCGGGCGGCCTCCACGGCGTCGGCATCTCGGTGGTCAACGCGCTTTCGGTGAAGACGCGGGTGGAAGTCGCGCGCAACAAGGAACTCTACGCGCAGGAATTCTCGCGCGGGATCACGCTTGGGCCCATCCAGAAGATCGGCGCGGCACCCAACCGGCGCGGCACGTCCGTCACTTTCACCCCCGACGCCGAGATCTTCGGCGACCAGAAGTTCAAGGCCGCCCGCCTGTTCAAGCTGGTCCGGTCGAAGGCATACCTCTTCGCAGGCGTCGAAATCCGCTGGAAGTGCGCGCCCTCGCTCGCGGTGGACGGCATCCCGGCGGAGGCGACGTTCCAGTTCCCCGGCGGCCTTGCCGACCATCTGGCCGAGCAGATCGGTGGGCGCGAATGCGTGACCACGCAGTTCTTCTCCGGCCGTCAGGACTTCGCCAAGGGCGACGACGGCTCCGAGCAGGGCCGCGTGGAGTGGGCGATCGCCTGGCCGCTCTACTCGGACGGGTCGTATTCCTGGTACTGCAACACCATCCCGACGCCCGATGGCGGCACCCACGAACAGGGCCTGCGCGCCGCGCTGACCAAGGGCATCCGCGCCTTCGCCGAACTCGTGGGGCAGGCCAAGAAGGCCAAGGACATCACGCCGGACGACGTCATCACCGGCAGCGAGGTGATGCTCTCGGTCTTCATCCGCGAGCCCCAGTTCCAGAGCCAGACCAAGGATCGCCTGACCTCCCCGGAGGCCGCGCGGCTGGTGGAAGCCGCGGTGCGCGACCACTTCGACCACTTCCTCACCGACAATCTCGATCGCGGCAAGGCGCTGCTCGGCAGCGTGATGGAGCGCATGGACGAGCGCCTGCGCCGCAAGGCGGAGCGCGAGGTCAAGCGCAAGACCGCGACCAACGCCCGCAAGCTGCGCCTGCCTGGCAAGCTGACCGACTGTTCGGGCGACGGCCCCGGCGAGACCGAACTCTTCATCGTCGAGGGCGATTCGGCAGGCGGCTCGGCCAAGCAGGCGCGTGACCGCAAGACGCAGGCGATCCTGCCGATCCGCGGCAAGATCCTCAACGTCGCCAGCGCCACGGCGGACAAGATCCGCGCCAACCAGGAAATCGCCGATCTCGGCCTCGCGCTCGGCTGCGGGACGCGCAAGGACTGCAACGCGGACAACCTGCGCTACGACCGTATCGTCATCATGACCGACGCCGACGTCGACGGCGCACACATCGCCACGCTGCTGATGACCTTCTTCTTCCAGGAGATGCCGGAGATCGTGCGGCGCGGGCACCTCTACCTCGCCCAGCCGCCGCTCTATCGCCTCACCTCGGGCGCGACTTCGGCCTATGCCCGCGACGATGCGCACCGTGCCGAACTGGAAGCGACCAAGTTCAAGGGCAAGAAGGTCGAAGTCGGCCGGTTCAAGGGCCTCGGCGAGATGAACCCGGGGCAACTGCGCGAAACGACGATGAGCCCGGACACCCGCTCGCTCATCCGCATCACGCTGCCGCAGGAGAGCGAAGGGCGCTTCGCGGTCAAGGATCTGGTGGACCGCCTCATGGGCCGCAATCCCGAGCACCGCTTCCACTTCATCCAGAACCGCGCAGGCGACGTCGATCGCGAACTGATCGACGCGTGACCGGCACGCAGGCGCGGTGCTTTCGGCGGTGAACCGATGGCTTGGCTGCCTGCGCTGGATCATGGTCCTCGTGCTGGGCAGCGTTGTGACCACAACCGCACTGGCCGCTGACGACCGGGAGGCGCTGCTGCGATCCCGTATAGCGGAGGTCGTCGCGGTGATGCGCGGCACCCGCGCCCCGGCGGATACCTTTGACGCACGGTTCCTTGCCGAAGTGCCGCCCGACAAGCTGCGCGCCCTTTCGGCACAGCTTGTCGATCAGGGCGGCGCGCTGGAAGACTGGACGGATTTCCGGCGCGAGCAGGCAGGGTCGGCGACGTTCACGCTCCGCTTCGCACATGGCACGGCGCCTGCCCGGATCGAGCTGAACCCCGCTGCGCCGGGCCTCGTCTCCGGCTTTCGCATCTTCGGGCTGACGCCTGCGGGCGACACGCTCGACAGGCTGGAGGCCGAGTTCGCGGCATTGCCCGGCAAGGCCGGGTTCGCGGTCTACCGTTTGGGTGACGGCGCTCCGGCGCTGGTCGGCGGGCGCAACGCGGACAAGGCTCTGGCGGTCGGTTCCTCGTTCAAGCTCTATGTCCTCGCGGCGCTGGTCCGGCAGGTGAAGGACGGCGCGCGGCGGTGGGACGACGTGGTGCCGGTCTCGGGCAAGTCCTTCCCCGGCGGCACTGTACACACCCTGCCCGATGGCGCGCCAGTGACGCTGCACACGCTCGCCAGCCTGATGATCGCGATCAGCGACAACAGCGCGACCGACATGCTGGTGCGCCTCGTCGGGCAGGAGGCGCTGGCCCGCGAAGTGCGGCTGTCCGGCCATGCAAGGCCCGATGCCCTCGCGCCGATGCTGACGACGGCGCAACTCTTCGCCCTCAAGCGCGGCGGCGCGCCGATGGCCGCGCGCTATGCCAAGGCCTCACCTGCCGAGCGCGCCCGGCTGCTGGCAGCGCTCGATCTGTCCGGCGTGGCACAGGCCGATCCCGGCGAGGTCTTCGGCCACGGTCCGGTCGCCATCGACAGCGTGGAATGGTTCGCCTCCTCCGCCGACCTCGCGGGCGTGATGGACGACCTGCGCCGCTTCGACAGTCGGGAGGCGCTCGACATCCTCGCCGTCAATCCCGCGATGGATGGCGCGACGGGGCGGGCGTGGTCCTATGTCGGGTACAAGGGGGGCTCGGAAGACGGGGTCATCAGCATGACCTGGCTGCTGCGCGGCCGGGACGGCGCATGGAAGGTCGTCACCGGAAGCTGGAACGATGCCAGGGCCCCCGTCGACAACCAGCGCTTAGAGATGCTGATGCGCAGGCTCGCAAAGGTCGCGGGCTAGGCTCTCGCGCGGCGCCAGACCACCGCGAACAGCAGCGCGAGCACCAGCGGCATGACCGGCACGCCCGCGTTCATCGCCAGCGGACGGGCGAAGGCGGGCGCGGCGATGGCGAGGAGGATCGCCAGCTTCTCCCAGTCGCGGAAGCCGTCGCGCAGCCCCTGCCCGGTCAGCCAGAGCAGCGGGAAGGCGAGCAGCACCAGATCGTAGTCGAGCACGAAGGGCGTCACCAGCGGCGCGCCTGCGAGGGTCAGCGCGGCCAGTCCGGGCGACCAGCGCTTGTTCCATGCTGCCCAGGCCAACAGGCCCGCGACGCCGAGCGACACAACCGCCTGCACGGCATAAGCCGCGCCGGTCGGCACCCCGAGGAGACGCAGCGCGGCAAAGGGGCTCACCATCTTGGCATAGCCGACGGCGCCCTCGGCCATGGCGTCCTGCGCCCTCGCGCTGGCGGCAAGCCAGTCCGGCCAGACCTGCGCGCCGTAAAGTGCTGTCGTCGCAGCGGCGAGCACCATCGCCGTCACCAGAGCCGACCCGATGGTCCGCCATTCCCGCGTCAGCAGCAGCGCCACCGGCAGCAGCAGGCCGAACTGCGGCTTGATCGTCGCAAGGCCGAGCAGCACGCCCGCCAGCACCGGACGAGAACGGACCAGCCATGCCCCTCCCCCCAGCAGCGCCGCGACCAGGAACGCCGTCTGCCCGTGCGTCGCCACGATCGGCACCGCCGGAAAGCCCAGGAACAGCAGCCAGAGCGGCGCAGGCACTCCGGCATCCCGCCACCAAGCCCGCACCGCCGCGAGATGGGCCGCGCCCGTAACGACCAGCCACGTCGCCAGCGCCGGGAAATAGCCAAGCCACCCCAGCGGACGGCAGAACGGCAGGAAAGAGGGCGGATAGAAGAACGCCGTATAGCCGTTTTCCGGCGCGAAATAGGCGCGCTGCGCCGCGACGTGGGCGGCGCCGTCGTAGACGTTCGCGCCCTCGCCCAGCATCCGACCCACCGTCCAGAAGCTGATGAAGTCGCTTCCCAGAAGGAACCCGTTGCGGTCGACGCCGTCGCGCGAAGTCGCCACCAGCAGCACCAGCATCGCCACGTTGAGCAGTGCGAGCAGGCGCAGGTATCCGAGGCTGCGCGCCGCGCCCAGCCAGTCCATTCGCCGCAGGAAATGAAGCCCCATGCGCGCCGATGTGCAACGCCCCGGCGGGGTTGTCCATCGCGCTCTCGCGCACGGCCCGTCGGTATTGCCTTGCTGCGACGCACCACATAGGGCTTAATCGGACAGTTAAAGCGATCAGGAAGAGCCGATGCAGCGTTTCGAAGGCACCAGCAACTACGTCGCCACCGAAGACCTCAAGGTCGCGGTCAACGCCGCCGTCCTGCTGCGTCGCCCGCTGCTGGTGAAGGGGGAGCCGGGCACCGGCAAGACCGTGCTGGCCGAACAGATCGCCGAGGCCCTGAACGCCCCGCTCATCACCTGGAACGTCAAGTCCACCACCAAGGCCCATCAGGGCCTGTACGAATACGACGCGGTCGCCCGCCTGCGCGACGGCCAGCTTGGCGACGCGCGCGTCCACGACATCAACAACTACATCCGCAAGGGCAAGCTGTGGGAAGCGTTCACCGCGCCGCAGCTTCCGGTGCTGCTGATCGACGAGATCGACAAGGCCGACATCGAATTCCCGAACGACCTCCTCGCCGAACTCGATCGCATGGCCTTCGACGTGTACGAGACCGGTGAGCACGTCGCCGCCGTCGAACGCCCGATCGTGGTCATCACCTCCAACAACGAGAAGGACCTGCCCGACGCCTTCCTGCGCCGCTGCTTCTTCCACTACATCCGCTTCCCCGACCGCGAGACGATGGAAGCCATCGTCGACGTCCACTTCCCCGGCATCCAGAAGACGCTGGTGAGGAAGGCGATGGAGATCTTCTACGAGTTGCGCGAAGTGCCGGGCCTCAAGAAGAAGCCCTCCACCAGCGAACTGCTCGACTGGCTCAAGCTGCTGATGAACGAGGACATGCCGCTCGACGTGTTGCAGAACCGCGATCCGGGCAAGGCGATCCCGCCGCTGCACGGGGCGCTGCTCAAGAACGAGCAGGACGTGATGATGTTCGAACGGCTCGCCTTCATGGCGCGCGGAGGACGGTGAGATGACGGCACCCTATTCCGGACGCTGCAACTGCGGGGCGGTGAGCGTCACCATCACCGCCGAACCCGTCGCCACGCGCCAGTGCTGGTGCCGCCAGTGCCAGAAGTCTGCGGCGGGCGGCCCGACCAACAACGCGATGTTCCCGACCGAAGCGGTGGAACTGGAAGGCCTGCGCGGCGACTACGTCTACGTCGCGGCCAGCGGCAACGTGCTGACGCAGGAGTTCTGTCTCGAATGCGGCACGCCGGTGCTCGGCCGGTCGAGCGCGCGGCCGCAGTTCCGCACCATCCGCCTCGGCCTGCTCGACGAAGGCCACGGCCTCGGCCCGGCAATGGCGATCTGGACCGAGGAAGCCCCGCCATGGGCGGTGATCGACCCGGCGCTGGAAAGCTGGCCGCAGCAGCCCCCGCCGCCGAATGTCTCGCAGCAGTGAGGCGCGCGCGTTTTCCTACAGGTCGCGCGATGCGTAGGATGCGCGCCGTGACCGGCATGTACTCGTCTTGCGCCACTCCCCGGACGGGTGTCTTTTCAGTGCACGCGGAAGGTCACACCCGTTTTCGTGGGAATGCCCGGATTTCCGCGGTTCATCGCGCCAAACGGAAGACACTTCAGGGCCGTTCCGGCTCAACGAAACCCCGCTTCGTCAGGGCCATCGCATGTTCCTGAACTTCATCGACGAACTGCGCGCGGCGGGCATTCCCGCCTCTCTCAAGGAGCACCTCGTCCTGCTGGAGGCGCTCGACAAGGACGTGATCGAGCAGACGCCCGAGGCGTTCTACTACCTCAGCCGCGCGACGTTCGTGAAGGACGAGGGCCTGCTCGACCGCTTCGATCAGGTCTTCCAGAAGGTCTTCAAGGGGGTGATGAGCGACTACGGCCAGCAGCCGGTCGAGATCCCCGAGGACTGGCTGAAGCAGCTGGCGGAGCGCTATTTCTCGGCCGAGGAAATGGAAGCGGTGAAGGCGCTCGGTTCCTGGGACGAGATCATGGAGACGCTGAAGAAGCGTCTGGAGGAACAGGAAAAACGCCATCAGGGCGGCAACAAGTGGATCGGCACCAACGGCACTTCGCCGTTCGGCCATTCGGGCTACAACCCCGAAGGCGTGCGGATCGGCGGAGAAGGCAAGCAGGGTCGCGCGATCAAGGTCTGGGAAAAGCGCGAATTCGCCAACCTCGACAACACGCGCGAACTGGGCACCCGCAACATCAAGGTCGCGCTGCGCCGCCTGCGCCGCTTCGCCCGTGAAGGCGCGGCGGAGGAACTGGACCTCGACGCCACGATCGCGGGCACGGCGAAGCAGGGCTGGCTCGACGTCGTCATGCGGCCGGAGCGGCATAATGCGGTGAAGGTGCTGCTGTTCCTCGACGTCGGCGGCTCGATGGACCCGTTCATCCGGCTGGTCGAGGAACTGTTCAGCGCCGCCACCGCCGAGTTCAAGAACATGGAGTTCTTCTACTTCCACAACTGTCTCTACGAAGGCGTCTGGAAGGACAACCGCCGCCGCTGGTCGCAGCGCACTCCGACATGGGACGTGCTCCACAAGTACGGCCACGACTACAAGGTGATCTTCGTCGGCGACGCGGCGATGAGCCCCTACGAGATCAGCCACCCCGGCGGCTCGGTAGAGCACATGAACGAGGAAGCCGGCGCGGTCTGGCTCCAGCGGATCGTGCAGACCTACCCCGCGACGGTGTGGCTGAATCCCACGCCCGAACGGCAGTGGGGCTACTCCGGCTCCACCCGCATGATCCGCGAGATCATGGGCGGGGCGATGTTCTCCCTGACGCTCGACGGACTGGACGGCGCGATGCGGGAACTGACGCGGAAGAAGGGGTAGGGATCACGGCGTCGTCCCGGACCTGATCCGGGACCGGTGGCGGCCTTTAGGTGAGAGCTTGCGCTCAGGCGCGCGCGGCGAAGTGGGCTGTTCACGGCCAGCGGTCCCGGATCAAGTCCGGGACGACGGGATCAGTAGAGCAGCAGGTCGGCCACTTCCTCCCGCCACGCGGCCTCGTCCCGGCCTGCGATGGCATCGAGGTCGACCGGAAGCGAAGCCGGGTCGTCGACCCACTCACGCAGGGCCGGACCGCCGTTGATGACGTCGATGGCAAGGCGCTCGAATTCGTACTCGTAGGGGAAGTCCCGCCAGATGGGATAGTCGGGATAGAGCCTGCGGATCGCCTTGAAGGCCAGCGCCTGAAGCCGCCACGGGCGGAAGGCGTGGTGATCGTAGAAGGCGCCCTCGGCGTGGATCATAAGGCCGTTGCACAGCGTCTTGGCGTGCTTGTGGAAGGTCGGCTCGAACCAGCATTCGCGGATCGCGCAGCCGGTCAGCCACTCGGGAGCGAATGCCTGCATCTCGGCCAGCACGGCCTTGGCGTCGATGTCCGGGGCGCCGAACAGGACTTCGAGCGGGCGCGTGGTGCCGCGGCCTTCGGAAAGGGTAGCGCCCTCGATCATGACGGTCCCGGCATAGGCGCGGGCCATGTTGAGATTGGCGGCGTTGGGGCTCGGGTTGATCCAGATGCGGTCTTCCGGCCAGCCATGACCGGGCGCGGCGTCGGGTTGCCAGCCCTCCATCGCGACGACGCGGTAGTCGACGTCGAGCTTGAAGTGGCGAACGAACCAGTGGCCCATCTCGCCCAGCGTCAGCCCGTGGCGCATGGGCATCGGCCCGGCCCCGACGAAGCTCTCCTGTCCCGGGAGCAGCGTGGTCCCCTCGACCGGGCGACCGGCGGGATTGGGACGGTCGAGCACCCAGACGCTCTTGCCCTCGGCAGCGGCTTCCTGGAGCAGGTAGAGCAGCGTGGTGACGAACGTGTAGATGCGGCAGCCGAGATCCTGCAGGTCGAACAGGAACACATCGGCGCTGGCCATCATCGCCTTGGTCGGGCGACGGACCTCGCCGTAGAGGCTGTAGACGGGGATGCCATAGAGCGGATCGACCTCGTCCATGGTCTCCACCATGTTATCCTGCTTGTCGCCCTTGAGCCCATGCTGCGGTCCGAAGGCGCTGGTGACATTGACGCCCGCCGCGATGAGCGCGTCGAGCGAATGAACCAGATCCTGCGTCACGGAGGCAGGATGGGCGATGAGCGAGACGCGCTTGTCATCGAGCGGGGCGCGCAGGGTGTGGTCCGCCAGCAGGCGGTCGATGCCGAACTTCATGGCGCGGTGGGTGCCGCAATGGTCGCCGTGAAGCAAGCCGGATCATGGAAGTCCGGCACCTCGGAACCGTGGACAAGCGCCCAGTAGCTTTTGTGGCCGGCCTGCTCCTCTATCACGGCGGTAAATCCGCAGCGCCACGGAGCGGTGGGCAGGCCAGTAGCGGGAATGGCGGCATCGAAGATCGCCATGTCGGTGCCGAGCCGCATGGTGCAATCGGGCTCGCGTGGCATCGGGCGCTCGGCCATACCCTCGCGCGGGGCGGTGAAATCATAAACGTTCCACCTCTCCGATGGCGACAGGTTAAGTTCGGTGTAGCCCGGTCCCTCGCCCGGCTGGAGGAACAGTTCGAAGCAGGTTGTCTGCCACAAGCCATCGGCCCTGCCCTTCCCCGCAAACGAGGGCACCATAAGGCTCCCGGCGCCCATGATCTTCCACCGTGCCCGCAGCCAGGTCGCATCGAACCCGATGATCCGCGCCTCGATGCTGCGAACGGCAAGCGGGGGATGCGCGGGATGGAAGACGAGTTCGGTCATTCCCAACCGCTAATCGTCGGCGGTGGCTGCTGGCAATGCGGATTCGTCGAGAGGATGCCTCCAAGCGCTCACGGCTTTGTTTCGCGGGACCGGCGTGCTAGGCGCGCCGCTCCCTTGCAACACGAAGCGGAACCGATGACCTACAATTCGACCCTGCTCAGCCTGCTCGAAGAGCGCGGCTACATCCACCAGCTCACCGACGCCGAGGGCCTTGACGCCATGGCAGCGAAGCAGGTGGTGCCGGGGTATATCGGCTTCGACCCGACGGCGCCCTCGCTGCACGTCGGGCACCTTGTATCGATCATGATGCTGCGCCAGCTCCAGCGGGCCGGTCACAAGCCGATCGTGGTCATGGGCGGCGGCACCGGCAAGATCGGCGATCCCAGCTTCAAGGACGAAGCGCGCAAGCTGCTGACCGAGGATCTCATCAAGGAGAACGTCGCCTCGATCCGCCACGTCTTCGAACGTTTCCTGACCTTCGGCGACGGTCCCAGCGACGCGATCATGGTCGACAACGCGGAATGGCTCGACAAGCTGGAATATATCCCGTTCCTGCGCGACATCGGCCAGCATTTCTCGATCAACCGCATGCTCAGCTTCGACTCGGTCAAGCTGCGCCTCGACCGCGAGCAGTCGCTGAGCTTCCTCGAATTCAACTACATGATCCTGCAGGCCTACGACTTCCTGGAACTGTCGCGCCGCGCCGGATGCCGCCTGCAGATGGGCGGATCGGACCAGTGGGGCAACATCGTGAACGGCGTGGAACTCGCCCGCCGTGTCGACGGCACGCAGGTCTTCGGCCTGACGACGCCGCTGCTCACCAACGCCGACGGCACCAAGATGGGCAAGACGGTCGGCGGCGCGGTCTGGCTGAACGAGGACCAGTTGTCGCACTTCGACTACTGGCAGTTCTGGCGCAACACCGACGACCGCGACGTCGGCAAGCGCCTGCGCCTCTTCACCGACCTGCCGCTGGACGAGATCGAGCGTCTGGAAGCGCTGCAGGGAAGCGAGATCAACGCCGCCAAGATCGTGCTCGCCAACGAGGCGACACGCCTATGCCGTGGCGATGAAGCCGCCAGGTCCTCCGAGGCCACCGCACAGGCAACCTTTGCCGGCGGCGGCCTTGGCGAAGACCTGCCGACCATCGAAATCGATGCGGAAGGCATTCGCCTTGGCGCGGCATGCACCGCCCTTGGTTTCGTGGCATCGAACGGTGAAGCCAAGCGCAAGATCGCCGAGGGCGCGGTGCGCCTCGATGATGTGGCGGTGGATGACCCTGCCCTGCTCGTGACCGTGCCCGCAGGCGAAAGCCGCAAGCTCAGTCTGGGCAAGAAAAAGCACGGCGTTATCAAGGGTATATAATAGTTAGTCCGGCCATCCTGAATACTATGGATGGCCGGAATTAACCCCTTGTTTGCCAATTGGTGCCAAGGTTCCGCCTCGATCAAGAACGAAGGTCAGGAACCATGAGTGCAGGAGCGCAGCTCACTGTAACCGACAAACGGCGCGCGACGCGTCATCCGGTCGATTATACGGTGATTGCCGAGCATCGCCAACTTGGCGACCTCGATCTGCACATCGTCAATATCTCGGCGCAGGGCTTCATGGTTCAAGGCGAGATGAACCTTGAGCGCGGCGAACGACTGGTGATGCGTCTGCCGGTCATCGGCCGCATCGAAGCGCACATGATCTGGACTCACGAAGGTCGTTCCGGCTTCCAGTTCGAACGCA includes these proteins:
- the parE gene encoding DNA topoisomerase IV subunit B, yielding MSDDLFDKLPAATGESYDSSAIEVLEGLEPVRRRPGMYIGGTDERALHHLAAEILDNAMDEAVAGHANRIEVVLEEEAGTPGRITITDNGRGMPVDEHPKFPGKSALEVILSMLHSGGKFSGKAYATSGGLHGVGISVVNALSVKTRVEVARNKELYAQEFSRGITLGPIQKIGAAPNRRGTSVTFTPDAEIFGDQKFKAARLFKLVRSKAYLFAGVEIRWKCAPSLAVDGIPAEATFQFPGGLADHLAEQIGGRECVTTQFFSGRQDFAKGDDGSEQGRVEWAIAWPLYSDGSYSWYCNTIPTPDGGTHEQGLRAALTKGIRAFAELVGQAKKAKDITPDDVITGSEVMLSVFIREPQFQSQTKDRLTSPEAARLVEAAVRDHFDHFLTDNLDRGKALLGSVMERMDERLRRKAEREVKRKTATNARKLRLPGKLTDCSGDGPGETELFIVEGDSAGGSAKQARDRKTQAILPIRGKILNVASATADKIRANQEIADLGLALGCGTRKDCNADNLRYDRIVIMTDADVDGAHIATLLMTFFFQEMPEIVRRGHLYLAQPPLYRLTSGATSAYARDDAHRAELEATKFKGKKVEVGRFKGLGEMNPGQLRETTMSPDTRSLIRITLPQESEGRFAVKDLVDRLMGRNPEHRFHFIQNRAGDVDRELIDA
- a CDS encoding serine hydrolase, with the protein product MNRWLGCLRWIMVLVLGSVVTTTALAADDREALLRSRIAEVVAVMRGTRAPADTFDARFLAEVPPDKLRALSAQLVDQGGALEDWTDFRREQAGSATFTLRFAHGTAPARIELNPAAPGLVSGFRIFGLTPAGDTLDRLEAEFAALPGKAGFAVYRLGDGAPALVGGRNADKALAVGSSFKLYVLAALVRQVKDGARRWDDVVPVSGKSFPGGTVHTLPDGAPVTLHTLASLMIAISDNSATDMLVRLVGQEALAREVRLSGHARPDALAPMLTTAQLFALKRGGAPMAARYAKASPAERARLLAALDLSGVAQADPGEVFGHGPVAIDSVEWFASSADLAGVMDDLRRFDSREALDILAVNPAMDGATGRAWSYVGYKGGSEDGVISMTWLLRGRDGAWKVVTGSWNDARAPVDNQRLEMLMRRLAKVAG
- a CDS encoding glycosyltransferase family 87 protein, coding for MGLHFLRRMDWLGAARSLGYLRLLALLNVAMLVLLVATSRDGVDRNGFLLGSDFISFWTVGRMLGEGANVYDGAAHVAAQRAYFAPENGYTAFFYPPSFLPFCRPLGWLGYFPALATWLVVTGAAHLAAVRAWWRDAGVPAPLWLLFLGFPAVPIVATHGQTAFLVAALLGGGAWLVRSRPVLAGVLLGLATIKPQFGLLLPVALLLTREWRTIGSALVTAMVLAAATTALYGAQVWPDWLAASARAQDAMAEGAVGYAKMVSPFAALRLLGVPTGAAYAVQAVVSLGVAGLLAWAAWNKRWSPGLAALTLAGAPLVTPFVLDYDLVLLAFPLLWLTGQGLRDGFRDWEKLAILLAIAAPAFARPLAMNAGVPVMPLVLALLFAVVWRRARA
- a CDS encoding AAA family ATPase codes for the protein MQRFEGTSNYVATEDLKVAVNAAVLLRRPLLVKGEPGTGKTVLAEQIAEALNAPLITWNVKSTTKAHQGLYEYDAVARLRDGQLGDARVHDINNYIRKGKLWEAFTAPQLPVLLIDEIDKADIEFPNDLLAELDRMAFDVYETGEHVAAVERPIVVITSNNEKDLPDAFLRRCFFHYIRFPDRETMEAIVDVHFPGIQKTLVRKAMEIFYELREVPGLKKKPSTSELLDWLKLLMNEDMPLDVLQNRDPGKAIPPLHGALLKNEQDVMMFERLAFMARGGR
- a CDS encoding GFA family protein, yielding MTAPYSGRCNCGAVSVTITAEPVATRQCWCRQCQKSAAGGPTNNAMFPTEAVELEGLRGDYVYVAASGNVLTQEFCLECGTPVLGRSSARPQFRTIRLGLLDEGHGLGPAMAIWTEEAPPWAVIDPALESWPQQPPPPNVSQQ
- a CDS encoding vWA domain-containing protein; this translates as MFLNFIDELRAAGIPASLKEHLVLLEALDKDVIEQTPEAFYYLSRATFVKDEGLLDRFDQVFQKVFKGVMSDYGQQPVEIPEDWLKQLAERYFSAEEMEAVKALGSWDEIMETLKKRLEEQEKRHQGGNKWIGTNGTSPFGHSGYNPEGVRIGGEGKQGRAIKVWEKREFANLDNTRELGTRNIKVALRRLRRFAREGAAEELDLDATIAGTAKQGWLDVVMRPERHNAVKVLLFLDVGGSMDPFIRLVEELFSAATAEFKNMEFFYFHNCLYEGVWKDNRRRWSQRTPTWDVLHKYGHDYKVIFVGDAAMSPYEISHPGGSVEHMNEEAGAVWLQRIVQTYPATVWLNPTPERQWGYSGSTRMIREIMGGAMFSLTLDGLDGAMRELTRKKG
- a CDS encoding exo-beta-N-acetylmuramidase NamZ domain-containing protein, translating into MKFGIDRLLADHTLRAPLDDKRVSLIAHPASVTQDLVHSLDALIAAGVNVTSAFGPQHGLKGDKQDNMVETMDEVDPLYGIPVYSLYGEVRRPTKAMMASADVFLFDLQDLGCRIYTFVTTLLYLLQEAAAEGKSVWVLDRPNPAGRPVEGTTLLPGQESFVGAGPMPMRHGLTLGEMGHWFVRHFKLDVDYRVVAMEGWQPDAAPGHGWPEDRIWINPSPNAANLNMARAYAGTVMIEGATLSEGRGTTRPLEVLFGAPDIDAKAVLAEMQAFAPEWLTGCAIRECWFEPTFHKHAKTLCNGLMIHAEGAFYDHHAFRPWRLQALAFKAIRRLYPDYPIWRDFPYEYEFERLAIDVINGGPALREWVDDPASLPVDLDAIAGRDEAAWREEVADLLLY
- a CDS encoding DOMON-like domain-containing protein; the protein is MTELVFHPAHPPLAVRSIEARIIGFDATWLRARWKIMGAGSLMVPSFAGKGRADGLWQTTCFELFLQPGEGPGYTELNLSPSERWNVYDFTAPREGMAERPMPREPDCTMRLGTDMAIFDAAIPATGLPTAPWRCGFTAVIEEQAGHKSYWALVHGSEVPDFHDPACFTATIAAPTAP
- the tyrS gene encoding tyrosine--tRNA ligase, with product MTYNSTLLSLLEERGYIHQLTDAEGLDAMAAKQVVPGYIGFDPTAPSLHVGHLVSIMMLRQLQRAGHKPIVVMGGGTGKIGDPSFKDEARKLLTEDLIKENVASIRHVFERFLTFGDGPSDAIMVDNAEWLDKLEYIPFLRDIGQHFSINRMLSFDSVKLRLDREQSLSFLEFNYMILQAYDFLELSRRAGCRLQMGGSDQWGNIVNGVELARRVDGTQVFGLTTPLLTNADGTKMGKTVGGAVWLNEDQLSHFDYWQFWRNTDDRDVGKRLRLFTDLPLDEIERLEALQGSEINAAKIVLANEATRLCRGDEAARSSEATAQATFAGGGLGEDLPTIEIDAEGIRLGAACTALGFVASNGEAKRKIAEGAVRLDDVAVDDPALLVTVPAGESRKLSLGKKKHGVIKGI
- a CDS encoding PilZ domain-containing protein, translating into MSAGAQLTVTDKRRATRHPVDYTVIAEHRQLGDLDLHIVNISAQGFMVQGEMNLERGERLVMRLPVIGRIEAHMIWTHEGRSGFQFERIIRIDDFLKLVDTLQPNPRLRPRR